GTACTGCATGAAACTGTCGATCATGCCGATAATCGTTCCCAGCAAACCGAAAATGGGGGCCACTTGAGCGACCGCGTACAAGGCCCCCACCCGACGCTTGACTGGAGCGAGCTCTACCACCGCAGCCTCCCGAACCACTTCGCGGATCTCGGCGTTGCTCTCGCGAAAACTCATCAGACCAGCCTTCACCATGGAAGCGGCGGGACCCGGGGTGTCCTGGCAAATGGTTAGAGCTTCGATCAGTCGCCCTTTCCGAAGAGAATTCTCGATCCCCGACAGAAACTCCTTCGAGCGAATCTGATTACGGTGGAGAAACAAGGCTCGCTCCACAAAAACTACGAGGGCAACCAAGCTGAGAGCAAACAGAGGCCACATGACCAGCCCTCCCTGCCTAAACGTTTCGAACAACTCTAACTGAAGCGATTCCATCTATGATTCCAATTCCTAGAAAAAACGGTCCATTAACCCGGTGTAAGCAAATCAATTCGCCAAGGAAGCCCCTACCGAAGTCTCGAGCAATTGCAGCCGGTCCCTCGCGAGCTCCGCGCCATTGAGGCCGTGCTTAATTATCTCACGGTAAAACAGATTCGCCTTATCGATATCCCCCTCTTCACCGCTTAACTCAGCTAGGCTGAAAAGAGCGCGAGCGAGCCAGTACCGCCCCTTCGCATTCAACTCTCGGATCCTCAGTTCCTCGACAAGCATTTTGTCGTAAAGCACCCAAAAGATTTGCTTCGCCCTCAGAGCTTCGCCGCGGGAACGCCTGACTTGCCCCAGCTTGAACCCCGCTTCGATTCGCAGATCCAACGGAGCCTCCGGCAAATCCGCCAAATGCTCGAATCGCGAAATGGCCCCGTCGAATTTCACAGGATTACGATCAGCCTGAGCCAGTAGGGTTTCGGCCATGGACATTTGAGCCAAAAACCGATCGGGGCGGTCCGAGTATTCGTTTTCCAAACGGTAGTAGATTTGCTCCGCAGAACTGAACTTATTAAGGCGCCGCAGCAAGTCAGCCTGCATCAGACGAGCTCGGAACACGATATCGGAATCGGGATAGTCCGTCGCGATCCGCTGCAAAAGCTTAGTCGCCTCGTCCAAGTAAGCGTCTTGCCCGCGTTGTTCCGCATTCAAGGCAGCCTCAAACAAGGCCAACGGAGCCAGCCTGTGCTCACTGTAGCGGTCGGCCAGAGACACCAAAAGCTGCTGAGCCTCTACCGTGCGGTTGATCTTGGTGAGATAACGAGCCTCCGAGATGAAGGATAATAGCGACGCCTCTTTCCCGGGATACTCCGTCCGCAATTCCTTGAGGATCTCCACCGCTTCCTCGGGCTCTCCCAAGGCGAAATATGCTTCGGACAACGAAAGCTGGCTGCTCGCCAAAACCTTACCAAGCAAGTCTTCCTCTTCCTCGGTCCAAATTTCGCCATCAACAAAAGACTCTATCTCTCGCACCCAATCGATCGTGTACTCGGGATCTCCCGAGACCACCGACAAGCGTGCAGTCAGCCACAGGAGCCGAAGCTTGAGCAAACGGGTAGTCGACTCTGACAAGACCGCCTCTTGGGCACGGTCGTAGGCCTCTGATCCACGACCCTGTCGCCTCATCTCCCTCAACACAAGCCACTGGGCCTGCCAAATCATTTCAGATTCCGCCAAGGATCGGAGCCGATCATCGTCGACCGCTTCGATCGCCAGATCGAGCTGACCCGCTTTAAGCCGCGAGTAGATCAGCTGAAAAAACAAACGGCCACCTTGCCCGAGCGAGGTTACATTGGCCAAGGCAGTGGCGTAGGCTTCGGCGGCGTTACGGAAGTCATCCCGCGTATTCGAATGCAGCCCTGCATGGAGGTAACAATCCGCGATCAATGACGAAAGCCGGTAATCTGCCCTCAAGTCGGCATACTCCGTCCGCATCTGTTGGAGTCGACTGGCTGCAGTCCGGTAACGCTCTCGATTCCAAGACGAGGAAGCCTGCAGGGCCAACATTCCGCGGCGGTACGGAGAGCGCGGAAACCTTCTTTGCAATTCGGCGGCATCCTCCTCCGCTTCGACAAAGTCATCGTCCAGGAAGCGAAACACCGCTCGATAGTACAAAGCTTGGTCCAACAGCAAATGCTCCCGGCTCGCCCCTATCATTTGGTCTAATGTCTGACGGATGATATCCTGAGTTCCAGCCCCCTCGGTGCGGGCCTGACTAAAGGCCTGCTGCAGAGCGATGCTCATCAGGTCTGGGAAATCATTGGCAGAAATCAACTCCGTTAAAGCCTGCCTCCCCTCCGACCTTTCGAGGCCCGCCGCCATGGTCGCAAGCAACTGAAATTGGGCTTTCTCCAAGCCCATGCCTTCGGGGATTTCCATCAAACTCCTCGAGATCAGATCGATCGCCGCCTCCCGGTCTCCAGAGTCGTAGAGCAACGCTGCCAATTGCTGGGCATATACAAACCAAATTTCACGCCCCTCATTCTCGAGAAGCGCGCTTTGAAGTTGTGGAATGGTGGCAACCGAAGCGGCGCTAGAGTCCAACAAGCTACGAAAAATCAAATATCCAATCTGAGAGGATAATGCCGGAGAGGTGCCATATGCGGCTTTACGAGCTTCGGCAAAATGCTTCTGTGAATCGTCGAAATTACCGGCTGACAAATCCCCCCAACCAAGCAAAAACCAGTACCAAGCCCCTTCCCCTCCTTGCAGGCTTTCCATAGATACGTCAGCAAGGTTCGTCATTACGCCCGCGTCATCGCCCTCGGCATAAGCCATCATTGCTTCGCGGAGTGCGATGCGTTCCAAAGCTTGCCCTTCCGAGTACTCGCCAGCGAGCTCGAGCAGGCGAGCCCGAGCCTCTACCCATTGCGTGGTGGCCAACAGGGAATCCAAAACCACCAAAGAATTTTCGAAGGCCGCATCCTCTTCCTCCACATAAGACTCCGCTTCGACCGCGAGTTCGTAGCTCAGGTCATAAGCTCCCACAGCCAAAGCACGGCGAGCGCTTCCCGCTAGCCAGTAACCTTTCGCCAGAAGCGAAAGATCCTCTTCGATCGATTCGCTCTCTGAGAAGGGAGCCGGATCTTCCGCAACCGGGATCGCCAAATCCTCCGGCTCGATAGCCCTTAAGCCTATAGGGCCAGCCATAAGGCAAACTACGCTGAGTATGCAAAAACGCATTCGCTTCTCTAAGTCAGCAAAGACCAGACGAGGTTTCAGCCCAATGCCGAATACGGCAACGCTTAAATATGGCGAGAATCCGCCTCGTCCTTGACCGTATATCCGCTGTCCTGCCGCTGATGGTTCACCTTGTTCTTAGCAACATAGGCTTCATAGACATCATCCGCAGACATTCCCAAGGTTTGGGCTAGCGAAATCAGGAAGTGAAACAGGTCGATCACTTCAACCTTGGCGTTCTGCTTGTCAAATTCCTGGTACTTGGCCCACCACTTCCAAGGGACCGAATCGATCAGCTCAGCCATCTCTTGCTGCATGGCCCGCGAATAGTTTAAAACCCACTTCGTTTGCTCCTCCTCATCGATCTCCTTGAGATTCACGCCGATGCGCGCGTTGAGCTCTTCCTGCATTTCAAATATCCGCTGAAGCTTATCCATAAGGACCTGCTTGCTAGCCAGCATCCCGCCGTCACGCAAGGACCAAGGCATTTAAGTTTGAACTTTTCATTTCATTAGTAAAGTACCTCTCCCGCGGTATAGAAGGGCCCCCACCCAACGACTCGCCGGGTCCTCCGCATTTCTCACCGCGAGTCGCACGCCAGATCGATGACTAAATACCGACTGGCAAATGAGTAACACCATGTCACACACAGAAGAAAAAAACACTCCGTCGCAGCAGCCGGAGGCGCAAAACGATCCCGTCGCTGAATTCGCAGACGAACTCCATATCGTTGACGCCATGAAGCCCAGCGCTGCCCCGACGTCGAACAACAAGCCGCTCCGATACGGCACCCGTAGAAAAAAGGCCGGCGAAGCCGGGCCTGTCATCCAAAACCTCAGCTCATTCAGCGAAGCCGAAGAAGAAGAGATCGAAATGGACGATCTCCCAATCCGAGCCAACGCGCCGGAAGAGCTGATCGATACGAGACCTAACCCGAGCGAATCTCGCGAAGAGTCCGGCGAACGCCGTCCTCGCCGCAACGATCGCTCGCGCGGAGAGCGACGCGAACGCAAGCCACGTGAACGCGCTCCGAAAAAGACAAACGAAGCAGAAACGGCTGAAACCTCCGGTTCCGAAGAGATCGCGGAATCCGAGCGCCCCGCCCGCTTCGGCACCGTAGCTCCAACAGACTCGAGCTCGAAATCCGATGTGGTAGAATTCCGCCCATCTCGCGATGGACGCACCGCCAAGAAACGAGCTCGCAAGCCTCGCGAGGAAACAGCAACTGCCAAACCAAGCAGCAAAGCGACTCCGCCCAAGAAAAAAGGACTTCTTTCCAAAATCATCGCCTTCTTCACCGGCGGCGAAAAGGAAGAGGAAAGCAAGCCAAGTCGCGGTGGCAAGCGAGGTGGTCCCAACTCTCGCCGCGATCGCGAGCGCAGAGGACCTAAGAACCGCCAAAATCGTGAGGGCGAAAACAAGGACAGCGAAGGGGGAGAAAACCGCCGCCGCCGTCGTCGCCCACGCAACCGTAATCGCAAACCGCGCCCAGATGGCGAGAATGGCGAGCAAAAGCAACAAGGCGAACGCCAGAGCCGCGAAGGCGGTGGCAATCGCCGTCGACGCCCGCGTCGCCCACGTCGTGAGGGCGGCCCGAGAGGAGAAAGTTCCGCTCGAGCCGAAGGCCGTCGCGCCCGACAAGAAAGCGAAACCAAGTAACCGTTCGCGTTAAGAATCACCTCAAGCCCTGCAGCCAAAAGCTGCAGGGCTTTTTAGTACCTCGGCACTATCTTTAAGACATTCCGCCCAAAAAGATCCGCCCGGAATACACCCTAGTCTACCACCAACGTTTCGTATTCATCCTACTAATACACTACAAAAGCAGTACTAAAATAGGGATATTTCCTGCGTTTTTCTATCTCCTTCATCCTAAGGATCGAAGGTTACCCACCCAGATTTGTAATTATGATTCCCCTACAAAGATATGCCTTTGTAAAACAATTCTGAGGATGCCCGTCCTCTGTACACTAATACCTAAGCAGGACGAACTAGATGCCTACTAATATTCTCAAATAATCGTTCGTCATCAGCAACTTACGATTCCCGGCTGAACAACAAGCCAATATCCACCCTTCCCACGCTAAGCGCATGCCGCCCAACTCTATTAACAATCACCTTATCGGTATACCACGAATTGCCCGTCTATTTCGATTAGAGCCACGGGTATCGCTCCGCAGGCGAAAACACCGATTCAAACTATCCGAAGCACTTCGCAGGTCAGAAAGAGAGTTGGAGAAGTCGAATAAGTTGGTCCAAGACGTCTTCATAAGTCTGGGCGACCACTTCAAGCACCAGGTATTTTTGACTGACAAATTATTGGAACAAGGGAGAGCGATAACCTCACACCAAGATTCAGGTGAAAAATCCGGCATCTTTGACCAAGCCTTAGAACTCGTAACTAGCTCTATTGACTTCGCCGTCACTTCCTCCGCAAGCAACACCCGTCTCGTCGAGGCGTTCACTCGATATAGCGAGCAATACAATATCGTGAAAAAGGGCGAAGCCCAGCTAGCGAAAACTGTCGTCCCTCTCCAAATCATAGAACGCCTGTTCCGAATCGAGGCGTCCAACCTTCCCCAAGAGCTACAAAGCTCCTTCGATTCTCTATCAAAGGAGATAGCGAGTCTCCACGGTGAAATGCGACTAATTCTGGATGACCAATTCGCAGCCCTGCGCGCGACGGGGCAAAAGATCACAAGCGCAAAGTCTCAGCTCTCGGAACACTCTCGGCAATTGAGCGAACTCGTCGCGAAGACTCGGGTGGAAATTGATTCCACCCTCGTAAACATCCGAGAAAACATCGAGTTGAACCAGCTTCGAAATCAGAAGCTGTTAGAGATCACACATAAAATCTCCGTTCAAAACGAACAAGTTATGGTCGGGCTTCAGCAGCAGGACTTCATGAACCAACGCTGCCAACACGTGATTCAAGGAATCAATCGGATCATTGAAGGGCTGAACGACAAAAACGGCCTCTTGAATCAAACGGGCCTTAACGCCATAGCTCCCCTACTTTTTGTTGAAAGCAAGCAACTGCAATCTATTCAAACCGAGCTAGATGGTGCTTACGCATCAATAGAGCAAGGCTTCCAAAACACTTCCGACTTACTCGAGGGTTTCGGCGAAAAGCAGCTATCCCACGTCAACCTAGAGGAAACTAAAAATTCGATTACCGTCGTAGTTGATTCCCTATTACAGGCAATTGAACAAGCCAATCATCTAGCTAAAACAGCCGGAGAAGGTACATCTGCGATCTCACAAGCAGTTGACTCATTTAGCGGCACAGCAAGCGATGTAACTCGCAATCTGTTCACCATCGCTTCTGGGATTAAATTGATCGCCCTCAACGCACAAATCCAGGCCGCCAAAATGGGAGAAGGAACCGGACTCGAGGTTCTCTCAGGGCGTACTTGCGAGCTCTCATCTGAAACTGAGACGCATACCCGTCAAATAGGGAGCGAGCTTGAAAACCTTTCCAGCCTCTTGGAGTCAGTAATAAGCGAATGTTCCTCATTGCAGTCGGCATCCGCTCAGAAGTCAGGCTTCTTGCAAGCCAAAGGAGACAAAATCAGAGAAGGATTAAGTGGATACAGGCGACAAACCTCTGAATCTCTAAACGCTTTTTCTCAATCGCTAAAGGACAGCTACCAGAACGCTAAGAGAATGGTAGTTGCATCAAAACTACCGAGAGCTCCCCAAGAGACAATTTCACTTATACGAGCAAAGCTAGAGGAAGCCGAACTCTGCCTTCCGCAACGTTTGGGTAGTCTCAAGCCAAGCGGCATATCGCATACAGTCCAACATAACTATACCATGGAATCAGAACGGAAAGTGCATGAGGAAGCCTTGAAAATTTTCGAAAACCGAGAGTTGAAAAACCTGCAAGGGTTAAATCCAGCAACTCCTCCCGGGGATCTCCAAACATCATTCGCAGCAAGCAACAATATAGAACTCTTTTGAGGATGAAACAGAACCAAGAAGGCGATAACACCAGATACCAAACAGGAGAACACCTCATAGTAGAAGACGTTCTGGAAGCGAAAGAAAAGATACTAAAAGCGTTAGGCAGAAACTCTAAGCTCATCCTCGATCTATCGCAGCTAAATCAAGTCGATACCTTCGGTATACAACTTCTCGCGTCAGCTCTTAAATCAAGCTCCGCCGACTATATAAAAATCGAAAATCCAACCGAAGACTTTCGAGCGACCTGCCGCAAGGTCGGACTGTTCTCAATTTGTACAGAAACCCCTTAACAGCACGAAAATGAGCAAAACAATAATGACTGTAGACGACTCTCCCAGCGTCCGGCAAATGGTGGGACTTGCCCTCATGCAAGCCGGACACAAGGTCGTCGAAGCAGCAGATGGGCGACAGGCTTTAGAGAAGCTTAAGAGCAATCCCGTCAATATGGTCATCACTGACCTCAATATGCCGAATATGAACGGTATCGAGCTGATAAGAAACCTTCGAGCAAACCCAGCCTTCAAGTACACGCCAATCATAATGCTCACCACCGAAACACAGGCGGAGAAAAAAGCGGCAGGAAAGGCGGCTGGGGCCACAGGTTGGATCGTGAAGCCATTTTCCGGAGAGCAACTCCGTGGCGTAGTTACAAAGGTACTACGTTAGGCCAAAAAACGAAACACTACCCCATGAGAAAGATCGACCCCAGCGAAACGTTTCTTCAGGAAGCCGAGGAACTTCTGCTCGTCATAGAGGGAAGTGCCTTGGATTTGGCTAACGACGATAGCGACGAAGAAGCGATCAACCAGCTATTCCGAGCCTTTCACACCCTCAAAGGCTCAAGCGCCATGTTCGGCTTCGATAAGGTTTCCGGTTTCACCCATCACGTTGAATTCATTCTCGAGGAGGCGCGCGACGGCAAACTCAAGCTTAGCGATGAGTTGATTAATTTGATACTGGAATCAAAAGACCAAATAAAAGGCCTTCTAGAGGGCGAGGAATCGGAGGCCTGCAAACGTATTGTCGATCGGCTAAGAGCGATTCAAGGAAGCCCAGAGGACACCGCATCACCCGAAAATCTGGACAATGTCCCAACAGCAGCGAAAGCAGAACTAACCACCTACAGGATTGTTTTCAAACCATCGCCAGACATAGCTCTCAGTGGCCAAGACCCCGCTCACCTCCTCGAGGACCTCAGGGGACTTGGCGAATGTAATATTCAATCGGATACAGATAGCATTCCACCAATTGAAGAGATCACACCCGACATTTGCTACCTAGCTTGGACGATAGAGCTAACGACCGAGGTAGACGAGAACGCGATTCGAGATGTCTTTATTTTCGTAGAAGATGAAAGCCAGATTTCGATAGAAAAACTCGAGTCAAAAAATGTGCCCACCCCCCAAGATGAGTCGCCTGAAGAAAAAGCTGAGACAATCTCAGCAAAGAAACACTCCAGCCACCCACAATCCACAGTACGCGTACCATCCGAGAAACTGGATCGCCTAGTAAATTTAGTGGGAGAATTGGTGATGAACCAATCCCGGCTCACTCAAGTCGCAAGTTCCATAGAATCCAGTGAACTAGGAGTTCCGGTTGAGGAGATAGAGCGACTCGTATCCGAACTTCGTGACAGCGTTTTGGGAATTCGCATGATGCCCATCGGATCCACCTTCAATCGCTTTCGTCGCCTAGTACATGACCTATCCTGCGAGCTCGGTAAAAAGATAGACCTGACCACTGAGGGAGAGGAAACTGAGCTCGATAAGACCGTTTTGGACCAGTTAGGAGATCCACTCGTTCACCTAATCAGAAACAGTATCGACCATGGCATCGAATCTCCCGCGGAGCGAGTCGCCAACGGCAAAGAAGACACGGGAAACATCCGACTCGCCGCAACACACGAGGGAGCTCACGTCGTAGTGACGATCGAAGACGACGGTCACGGAATCGACGAAGAACGCGTCCTGGAAAAAGCCCGCGAGCGAGGCTTGATTAACAACGACTCAAACCTTTCTAAAACAGAAATCTTCGACCTTATTTTCCAACCTGGTTTTTCGACTGCGAAAGACCTTACCAACGTATCCGGTCGAGGAGTGGGAATGGATGTCGTCAAACGGCAACTAGAAGGACTCGGGGGCTCGATAAAGATTACCAGCAATCAAGGTAAAGGTACCCGAATCGATCTGACTCTACCGCTTACCTTGGCCATTATCGACGGACTCCTCGTGGAGGTAGACGGGGATCGATTAATCATTCCCATGTCTGCGGTGACAGAGAATGTAGAGATAACGCCAACGGAACGTGCTGCGGATAATGGCCGAAACATCGTCAATGTGCGCGGAGAGCAGGTTCCTTACATTCGCCTGAGAAATCTCTTCAACAGACCCGAAAACGGACCGGCTATCGAAAAGGTAGTCATCGCCAATCACGAACGCCAAAGGATCGGCTTTGTCGTGGATCGAGTCCTCGGCAGTCACCAAACAGTAATCCAATCGCTGGGTAAATTGTATGATGATATCGAAGTCGTATCCGGTTCCACTATCATGGGGGACGGTAGCGTCGCCCTGATCGTAGATGTAGCCGGCATCATACGGTACGACACGAAAACTTTTCGTCCGGAACAATCGCGAAGACCAAGTCCGGATCAGCCACACCCCGACCAGCTCCTCCACAACTAGAGGAAGCTAGAAAAACAAACGTACCAGGAACCCATGAGTATCGAATCAAAAGAACCCACTCAGTACATCACCTTTAAGCTGGGGGACGAAATCTTCGCGATCAACGTTTCCCAAGTCAGAGAGGTACTGGACCTAACAAAAATAACCCGCGTCCCCACTGCCCCGCCCTATATGAGAGGCGTGGTAAACGTCCGAGGAGCCGCTATCCCAGTCGTCGACCTCAGGCTCAAATTCGGGCTCCCGCAAGCCGAGAATACCGTCAATAGCCGCATCCTCGTTCTAGAGTTAGAGCTCGATGGAGAGACCTGCGTCCTAGGCGGCATCGCCGACAGCGTGCACGAAGTCATCGAACTTGAGGAAGACCAAGTCAAAGCGCCTCCATCCATCGCCATGCGCTGGAGGAGTGAGTTCATCCGCGGCATGGGCAAGCGAGACGAGCAATTCATCATTCTGCTCGATATCGACGCAGTCTTCGCCTGCGACGAGGCCATTATAGCTGATGCCGCCAAGGAAGCCCGTCAACTGGCCTCCGCCACGGAGTAGCACTCTCACCACACCTCTAAAGAAAACAATATCTCCCCCCATTAACAATGAGCTTAAAAGATAAAATAAACGACCTCCCGATCGGCAAAAAGATCGGATACGGATTCGCCAGCGTGATGCTAGTCTTCATCGCGACCGGCGGGTATTCGATTCTCAACATGAGAAGCAATGCCACCGAATCCAAGCACCTCGCAGAAGAATTCGTTCCCGAACTCAACCTCTCAATCGCTCTTAGCGCTGAAATGGCAGAGGCAAACCTCAATACCCGAAGCTACGCCACCACCGGCAAGCCCGAATACCTCAAGCTCGCATATGAATCTATCTCAAAGCTAGAGGAAACGCTTGAGGAAACCGAGGAGCTCGCCGCTAGGGCCACGCAACTTCAGAAGCTAAAGAAGAGCATCACCGAAGCTCCCCAGCTACTCAAAGAATTCGAGGACGGACTTGAGGGTATAGACAAGGCAAATGCAGAGTTGGATAAATACTACAACACTGCTGCTGGTGACGGAAAAATCGCTACACAAGGCATAAACGATATTATAGATGGCCAATACGCCAAAATGAATGCCGAACTGGAGAAAGGTGCTCCAACTTCCTCCCTACAAGAACGCCAATTCAAAATCTCAGAATTCAACAATATTCGCCTTCTGTTTCTAGGAGCGCGCATGGAGAATCTTCGTTCCATGGCTTTGGATGATGCGTCGATACTCGAACGTTCCTTGAACAATTTCGAGCGAATCGGACACATCGTTTCAGAAATCAGACCATTGCTAAGAGTCCAAGCCGATATTGATGAGCTCGAGAAAATCTCTTCGGCGTTCGACAACTACAACAAGACACTAATCAAGCAGGCCGAAAGTATGGAAGCCTTGAGCGAAGCGATACTCATGTGCTCCGAAGCAAGCGAAGCCTTTGAAGAATTCGCTGTCAGCCTGAGCGCAGCAGCGAAAGAGGAAGTCGCGACCACTTCATCCCACGCAGCGGCTCAACTATCGATGACCTCTATCTTCGCCCTGGTAGGCATCATAGCCTCCATCGCAATCGGAATTTTCGTATCAATTGGTATCACTCGCTTGGTTACAGTCCCCCTTTCTCTCGCTATGGAGTTAGTGAACAAAGTTTCCGAGGGCGACCTCACTCACTCCGCCGATGTTCGCTCTGACGACGAAATCGGACGAATGGTTCACTCCCTCAACAACATGGTTATCTCCATCCGCAAGGTCGTGGGAGAAGTCACGGTGGCCGCCGACAATGTAGCATCAGGAAGCGAAGAACTCAGCTCCTCCGCAGAAGAACTCTCCCAAGGCGCAGCAGAGCAAGCATCCTCTACCGAAGAGACAACTTCCTCCATGGAACAGATGACCTCTTCCATCCAGCAAAATTCGGACAACGCTCGCCAGACCGATCAGATCGCCTCCAAGGCAGCGGAAGACGCCGAGCGGAGCGGCCAATCCGTTAATCAGACAGTCGCCTCCATGCGTAACATCGCCGAGAAGATCTCCATCATTGAAGAGATCTCCCGAAAGACCGACCTACTCGCCCTCAACGCAGCCGTGGAAGCGGCTCGAGCAGGCGAACATGGCAAGGGCTTCGCTGTAGTTGCCAGCGAAGTACGCAAGCTGGCCGAACGCAGCCAGACCGCCGCGGCGGAGATCAGCAAGATCACCGGAGATGGGGTGGAAGTTGCGGAACAGGCGGGACAAATGCTCGCCGCCTTGGTGCCCGATATTCGTCGCACCGCTGAGCTAGTGCAGGAGATCAACGCCTCCAGCGCAGAACAGGCAACCGGAGCAAATCAGGTTAACAAAGCAATCCAGCAGCTCGACCAAGTCACACAGCAGAACTCCACTGCGTCTGAAGAAATGGCATCGACCGCTGAGGAACTCTCCAGCCAAGCTGAGCAGCTCCAATCCTCCATTGCCTTCTTCAGAGTAGATGAAAGTTCGAGCACTGGAAATATCGCCCAACGCAAGCCTCAACGGAAAAGCTCAGGCGCAGTAAACCGGGTCACCTCGGCAGGCGGATCAGCAAGGCATAAAGGGCTCGATTTAGCCCTGAACCGATCTGCATCGCCTAGAGGAGCTTCGATCTCATTAGAGGATAAGGGAGCGGACAATCTAGACTCCGACTTCCAGCCGTACTGATAAAACAGATACACAATATTTATCAGCAAGAATTCTCAGTGGGTTCTGAACGATAAAACGATTTCCGCGGTCCGGTTCGCCATTGGCTGGCCGGGCTGCGCATTAATCCAAGC
This genomic interval from Pelagicoccus albus contains the following:
- a CDS encoding methyl-accepting chemotaxis protein, coding for MSLKDKINDLPIGKKIGYGFASVMLVFIATGGYSILNMRSNATESKHLAEEFVPELNLSIALSAEMAEANLNTRSYATTGKPEYLKLAYESISKLEETLEETEELAARATQLQKLKKSITEAPQLLKEFEDGLEGIDKANAELDKYYNTAAGDGKIATQGINDIIDGQYAKMNAELEKGAPTSSLQERQFKISEFNNIRLLFLGARMENLRSMALDDASILERSLNNFERIGHIVSEIRPLLRVQADIDELEKISSAFDNYNKTLIKQAESMEALSEAILMCSEASEAFEEFAVSLSAAAKEEVATTSSHAAAQLSMTSIFALVGIIASIAIGIFVSIGITRLVTVPLSLAMELVNKVSEGDLTHSADVRSDDEIGRMVHSLNNMVISIRKVVGEVTVAADNVASGSEELSSSAEELSQGAAEQASSTEETTSSMEQMTSSIQQNSDNARQTDQIASKAAEDAERSGQSVNQTVASMRNIAEKISIIEEISRKTDLLALNAAVEAARAGEHGKGFAVVASEVRKLAERSQTAAAEISKITGDGVEVAEQAGQMLAALVPDIRRTAELVQEINASSAEQATGANQVNKAIQQLDQVTQQNSTASEEMASTAEELSSQAEQLQSSIAFFRVDESSSTGNIAQRKPQRKSSGAVNRVTSAGGSARHKGLDLALNRSASPRGASISLEDKGADNLDSDFQPY